From one Musa acuminata AAA Group cultivar baxijiao chromosome BXJ2-6, Cavendish_Baxijiao_AAA, whole genome shotgun sequence genomic stretch:
- the LOC135615084 gene encoding probable galacturonosyltransferase 10 isoform X1 gives MRRRPFDLRRPARRRWLSIVWVWFVAAGLGVLLLLVVLSREKLPRSDPPLVRQKLYRSSFPEGLNITDEMLSPYSFTRQIVDQISLAKALVVISKDSNNLQFAAELSAQIRKCQALLSSAATTGTPLTTEESEAAIRDMALLLYQAQQLHYDSATMIMKMKGQFQSLDEKMKSEAEKSTKYGQIAAEELPKSLYCLGIRLTMEWFRNSNFQRELSEGRHRMEKLRDNSLYHYCVFSDNILAASVVVNSTTMNSKHPEMIVFHLVTDEVNFAPMKAWFSMNSFRGATIEVQKVEDLSWLNASYVPVLKQLQNSDTQNYYFSGSGDNRTPVKFRNPKYLSMLNHLRFYIPEVYPALQKVVFLDDDVVVQKDLSELFTININGNVMGAVETCMETFHRFHKYLNYSHPLIRAHFDPDACGWAFGMNVLDLREWRRKNVTGIYHYWQERNGDHTLWKLGTLPPGLLAFYGLVEKLDAKWHVLGLGYTNVDLSLIKNGAVLHYNGNMKPWLKIGMEKYKGLWDKYVDYSHPLLQQCFVHG, from the coding sequence AAACTTTACCGCTCTAGTTTTCCCGAAGGTCTGAACATTACAGATGAAATGTTGAGTCCTTATTCATTCACAAGACAAATAGTAGACCAAATATCTCTTGCAAAGGCTTTGGTTGTCATCTCTAAAGATAGCAATAACCTCCAATTTGCAGCAGAGCTGAGTGCCCAAATTCGCAAATGTCAAGCTCTTCTGTCCAGTGCTGCGACAACAGGAACCCCATTAACCACGGAAGAATCAGAAGCAGCAATCCGTGATATGGCTCTCCTGCTCTACCAAGCACAGCAACTCCACTATGACAGTGCAACTATGATTATGAAGATGAAGGGTCAATTCCAATCTTTGGATGAGAAAATGAAATCCGAGGCTGAAAAGAGCACCAAGTATGGGCAGATAGCTGCTGAAGAACTTCCCAAAAGCCTATATTGCTTGGGTATCAGGCTTACCATGGAATGGTTCAGGAATTCAAATTTTCAGAGAGAACTCTCAGAAGGGAGGCACAGGATGGAGAAGCTTAGAGACAACAGTCTCTATCATTATTGTGTGTTCTCTGACAACATCCTTGCTGCATCAGTTGTGGTTAACTCTACTACCATGAACTCAAAGCATCCAGAAATGATTGTATTCCACCTGGTCACAGATGAGGTAAATTTTGCTCCAATGAAGGCCTGGTTCTCCATGAACAGTTTCCGAGGTGCAACCATCGAGGTCCAGAAGGTGGAGGATTTAAGTTGGCTCAATGCCTCCTATGTACCAGTTTTAAAGCAGCTTCAGAACTCTGATACACAGAACTACTACTTTTCTGGAAGTGGTGATAACCGAACACCAGTCAAGTTCAGGAACCCAAAGTACTTATCAATGCTAAATCACTTGAGGTTCTATATCCCAGAAGTCTATCCGGCATTGCAAAAGGTAGTGTTTCTCGATGATGATGTTGTAGTTCAGAAAGATCTCTCAGAATTGTTCACAATTAACATTAATGGAAATGTGATGGGTGCTGTTGAGACTTGCATGGAGACCTTCCACAGATTCCACAAATATCTGAACTACTCCCACCCATTGATACGTGCACATTTTGATCCTGATGCATGTGGGTGGGCATTTGGAATGAATGTCCTTGATCTGAGAGAGTGGCGGCGGAAGAATGTTACTGGCATATATCACTACTGGCAGGAGCGTAATGGCGACCATACCCTCTGGAAGCTTGGGACATTGCCTCCTGGGCTACTGGCCTTTTATGGGTTGGTTGAGAAGCTGGATGCCAAATGGCATGTGCTAGGGTTGGGATACACAAACGTCGACTTGTCGCTTATAAAAAATGGTGCAGTATTGCACTATAATGGGAACATGAAACCATGGTTGAAGATTGGAATGGAGAAGTACAAGGGTCTGTGGGATAAGTATGTGGACTACTCTCACCCTTTGTTGCAACAGTGCTTCGTGCATGGATAA
- the LOC135615084 gene encoding probable galacturonosyltransferase 10 isoform X2 encodes MALHRLGLVRGRRPRGAPPPRGAQSREAAEIRSAVGPPAELSAQIRKCQALLSSAATTGTPLTTEESEAAIRDMALLLYQAQQLHYDSATMIMKMKGQFQSLDEKMKSEAEKSTKYGQIAAEELPKSLYCLGIRLTMEWFRNSNFQRELSEGRHRMEKLRDNSLYHYCVFSDNILAASVVVNSTTMNSKHPEMIVFHLVTDEVNFAPMKAWFSMNSFRGATIEVQKVEDLSWLNASYVPVLKQLQNSDTQNYYFSGSGDNRTPVKFRNPKYLSMLNHLRFYIPEVYPALQKVVFLDDDVVVQKDLSELFTININGNVMGAVETCMETFHRFHKYLNYSHPLIRAHFDPDACGWAFGMNVLDLREWRRKNVTGIYHYWQERNGDHTLWKLGTLPPGLLAFYGLVEKLDAKWHVLGLGYTNVDLSLIKNGAVLHYNGNMKPWLKIGMEKYKGLWDKYVDYSHPLLQQCFVHG; translated from the coding sequence CAGAGCTGAGTGCCCAAATTCGCAAATGTCAAGCTCTTCTGTCCAGTGCTGCGACAACAGGAACCCCATTAACCACGGAAGAATCAGAAGCAGCAATCCGTGATATGGCTCTCCTGCTCTACCAAGCACAGCAACTCCACTATGACAGTGCAACTATGATTATGAAGATGAAGGGTCAATTCCAATCTTTGGATGAGAAAATGAAATCCGAGGCTGAAAAGAGCACCAAGTATGGGCAGATAGCTGCTGAAGAACTTCCCAAAAGCCTATATTGCTTGGGTATCAGGCTTACCATGGAATGGTTCAGGAATTCAAATTTTCAGAGAGAACTCTCAGAAGGGAGGCACAGGATGGAGAAGCTTAGAGACAACAGTCTCTATCATTATTGTGTGTTCTCTGACAACATCCTTGCTGCATCAGTTGTGGTTAACTCTACTACCATGAACTCAAAGCATCCAGAAATGATTGTATTCCACCTGGTCACAGATGAGGTAAATTTTGCTCCAATGAAGGCCTGGTTCTCCATGAACAGTTTCCGAGGTGCAACCATCGAGGTCCAGAAGGTGGAGGATTTAAGTTGGCTCAATGCCTCCTATGTACCAGTTTTAAAGCAGCTTCAGAACTCTGATACACAGAACTACTACTTTTCTGGAAGTGGTGATAACCGAACACCAGTCAAGTTCAGGAACCCAAAGTACTTATCAATGCTAAATCACTTGAGGTTCTATATCCCAGAAGTCTATCCGGCATTGCAAAAGGTAGTGTTTCTCGATGATGATGTTGTAGTTCAGAAAGATCTCTCAGAATTGTTCACAATTAACATTAATGGAAATGTGATGGGTGCTGTTGAGACTTGCATGGAGACCTTCCACAGATTCCACAAATATCTGAACTACTCCCACCCATTGATACGTGCACATTTTGATCCTGATGCATGTGGGTGGGCATTTGGAATGAATGTCCTTGATCTGAGAGAGTGGCGGCGGAAGAATGTTACTGGCATATATCACTACTGGCAGGAGCGTAATGGCGACCATACCCTCTGGAAGCTTGGGACATTGCCTCCTGGGCTACTGGCCTTTTATGGGTTGGTTGAGAAGCTGGATGCCAAATGGCATGTGCTAGGGTTGGGATACACAAACGTCGACTTGTCGCTTATAAAAAATGGTGCAGTATTGCACTATAATGGGAACATGAAACCATGGTTGAAGATTGGAATGGAGAAGTACAAGGGTCTGTGGGATAAGTATGTGGACTACTCTCACCCTTTGTTGCAACAGTGCTTCGTGCATGGATAA